From a region of the Nitrospira sp. genome:
- a CDS encoding GTP-binding protein: MMSRKIPVTVISGFLGAGKTTLVNHVLTHHTGANIGVIVNEFGEVGIDGDLIVADEDALIEIRNGCVCCTVRTDLVAGVKVLLARDDIKLDRLIIETSGLADPAPVLQTFLADAELLALVELESVVTLVDAANRQHQLDDDMAREQIAFADLIILNKVDLLESDALEPLERDLRAINPVAAIIRTTHSEVAAETLLGVPRFSLPHVLAIEPGILEGSHDHDHDTSITSCAVETSQPLDPERFHRWVNQLVQRQGQHLLRMKGVLNFQGEARQFYFHSVHMLLDAKPGKRWSSTETRQSRFVFIGRHLDRAMLQRGFLDCVHDLACHPVAQPVL; this comes from the coding sequence ATGATGTCACGGAAAATACCAGTGACCGTCATTTCAGGGTTTCTCGGCGCCGGGAAGACGACGCTGGTCAATCATGTCCTCACGCACCACACTGGCGCCAATATCGGGGTAATCGTCAATGAATTTGGCGAGGTCGGGATTGACGGGGACCTGATCGTCGCGGACGAAGACGCGCTGATAGAGATCCGTAACGGCTGCGTCTGCTGTACCGTGCGTACCGACCTGGTGGCCGGTGTGAAAGTGCTGTTGGCACGCGATGATATCAAGCTTGACCGCCTCATCATCGAAACCTCAGGGCTGGCTGATCCGGCGCCCGTCTTACAGACGTTTCTGGCTGACGCAGAACTCTTGGCCCTCGTCGAACTGGAATCTGTTGTCACCCTGGTCGATGCAGCCAATCGTCAGCATCAGCTTGACGATGACATGGCCCGTGAACAGATTGCTTTTGCCGATCTGATTATACTGAACAAAGTTGATTTGCTGGAGAGTGATGCCCTCGAACCACTGGAACGCGATCTGCGCGCCATCAATCCGGTCGCGGCTATCATCCGCACCACGCACTCCGAAGTGGCAGCCGAGACGCTCCTCGGCGTCCCCCGGTTCTCGTTGCCCCATGTGCTGGCGATCGAACCCGGTATTCTGGAAGGCTCGCACGACCATGACCACGACACGTCCATCACCTCCTGCGCGGTGGAGACCAGCCAACCCCTTGACCCGGAGCGCTTTCATCGCTGGGTCAATCAGCTCGTTCAACGACAGGGGCAACACCTCCTGCGCATGAAAGGGGTGTTGAATTTCCAGGGCGAGGCCCGGCAGTTTTACTTTCATAGCGTACACATGCTGCTGGACGCAAAGCCCGGAAAGCGGTGGTCGTCAACGGAGACGCGCCAGAGTCGATTCGTGTTCATCGGCCGTCACCTAGATCGCGCGATGCTCCAACGCGGATTTCTCGATTGCGTACACGACCTTGCTTGTCATCCCGTTGCCCAACCGGTCTTGTAA
- the nthB gene encoding nitrile hydratase subunit beta: MKLQHYIGGLENLGPVNFFDKKVFMAEWEKRIFGIHTVMMAESAHLANALPKYPIAQVPTTFKDTWTWASLRTGAEGMHPFEYFKYRYYEKWLMGISQFFVERGYIAAEELATLTEHYRANPKAALPEHHNPALKEQVIRYLHHGDSALRTPVAPARFRVGDTVTVADPKAADHTRLPGFLRNKRGTISEVYPGAFEYFVSTGPDGLVGPQQVYGVAFHASDIWGRDKSEPHTIIYADLFDVYLLSTH; this comes from the coding sequence ATGAAACTCCAACACTACATTGGCGGTCTGGAGAATCTTGGACCGGTCAATTTTTTTGACAAAAAAGTGTTCATGGCAGAGTGGGAAAAGCGCATTTTCGGCATTCACACCGTGATGATGGCGGAAAGCGCCCATTTGGCGAACGCGCTGCCGAAATATCCGATTGCGCAAGTACCGACTACGTTCAAGGACACCTGGACTTGGGCCTCACTGCGGACCGGTGCCGAAGGTATGCACCCGTTCGAATACTTTAAATATCGGTATTACGAAAAATGGCTAATGGGGATCAGTCAATTTTTCGTCGAGCGCGGCTATATTGCCGCCGAAGAGCTGGCTACCTTGACCGAGCACTACCGTGCGAATCCCAAGGCGGCACTACCTGAGCATCACAATCCCGCACTCAAGGAACAGGTCATCAGGTATCTCCATCACGGGGACTCCGCCCTGCGCACACCGGTGGCTCCGGCCCGCTTTCGCGTCGGCGACACCGTCACCGTCGCCGATCCGAAAGCCGCCGATCACACCCGACTGCCGGGATTCTTGCGGAACAAGCGGGGGACCATCAGTGAAGTGTACCCGGGCGCGTTCGAATATTTTGTATCCACCGGTCCAGACGGCTTAGTCGGACCGCAGCAGGTGTATGGGGTGGCGTTTCACGCCTCGGACATTTGGGGAAGGGACAAGAGTGAACCTCACACTATCATTTATGCCGACCTGTTCGATGTCTATCTTCTGTCAACTCACTAA